A part of Papilio machaon chromosome 11, ilPapMach1.1, whole genome shotgun sequence genomic DNA contains:
- the LOC106717681 gene encoding lipoma-preferred partner homolog, translating into MNTLDKQLADLRIYANELDAKLQDDINSAKIKPSIPPKKSKAPQPQIPQSYTVKSACEPSYSSRLEYGSRTSSTYSNLVPVKSCIVRNSSRLRSGDVLLYSNLLPPGGTNHVYSNIPMQRASDSIYGDRDARSEMSRISDLGAQSNYSELRRPGSAYPPSSASVNAQDFSTYGGSQTSSTYESLYEPINPRPCSQLSGTSLYGGYVGTAEPTPEPDDALYCGNCYRCGEKIMGETTGCTAMERIYHIKCFCCQQCGINLQGRPFYAVQGKALCERDYLDTLEKCCVCGDPILDRILRATGKPYHPRCFTCVVCQKSLDGIPFTVDAVNRIHCIEDFHKRYAPRCARCREPIVPEGGAEETVRIVALDKSFHFACYACEDCGASLCSREEGRGCYPLDGHLYCKQCNARRIQDLSRNIN; encoded by the exons atgaatacattGGATAAACAATTAGCCGATTTACGAATATATGCTAATGAATTGGACGCAAAGCTTCAAGATGATATTAATTCGGCTAAAATAAAACCTTCTATTCCGCCCAAAAAAAGTAAAGCGCCGCAGCCTCAAATTCCACAAAGTTACACAGTAAAATCAGCGTGCGAGCCATCATATTCGTCAAGATTAGAATACGGAAGCCGGACAAGTTCTACGTATTCAAATTTAGTTCCCGTAAAGAGTTGCATTGTGAGAAATTCATCGCGACTTCGCAGTGGTGATGTACTTTTGTATAGTAATTTGTTGCCTCCGGGAGGTACGAACCATGTTTACTCTAACATTCCTATGCAGCGAGCTTCGGACAGTATCTACGGTGATCGCGATGCGAGATCTGAAATGTCGAGAATAAGTGATCTGGGTGCTCAGTCAAATTACAGCGAGTTGCGCCGACCGGGGTCGGCTTATCCGCCTTCTTCGGCGTCCGTTAATGCTCAAGACTTCTCTACTTACGGTGGTTCACAAACATCATCAACTTATGAGTCTTTATATGAGCCAATAAATCCGAGACCTTGTAGTCAATTATCAGGTACATCATTGTATGGAGGATATGTGGGCACTGCTGAGCCTACTCCGGAACCCGACGATGCACTTTACTGTGGAAACTGCTACCGTTGTGGGGAGAAAATCATGGGAGAAACTACTGGGTGTACCGCTATGGAGAGAATATATCACATCAAATGTTTCTGTTGTCAACAGTGTGGTATTAATTTACAG ggCCGCCCATTCTATGCTGTGCAAGGTAAAGCACTCTGTGAGAGAGACTACCTAGATACATTGGAGAAATGTTGTGTGTGTGGTGACCCTATCTTGGACAGAATACTGCGAGCTACTGGAAAGCCATATCATCCTCGTTGTTTTACTTGTGTCGTCTGCCAGAAGAGTCTTGATGGTATACCATTCACTGTTGATGCGGTTAACAGAATTCACTGTATCGAAGATTTCCATAAAAG aTACGCTCCCCGTTGTGCACGTTGTAGGGAACCTATAGTGCCAGAAGGAGGCGCAGAAGAGACAGTGCGTATTGTGGCGTTGGACAAGAGCTTTCACTTCGCGTGCTACGCGTGCGAGGACTGCGGCGCCTCGCTCTGCTCCAGGGAAGAGGGCAGAGGTTGCTATCCGCTGGATGGACATTTATACTGCAAGCAGTGTAATGCAAGACGCATTCAAGATCTATCAAGGAATATAAACTAA